The Anolis sagrei isolate rAnoSag1 chromosome 10, rAnoSag1.mat, whole genome shotgun sequence genome has a window encoding:
- the LOC132763152 gene encoding uncharacterized protein, with product MLTSNALWPLLIWLSISWLTVQATEPSCTHVADFGSCLGNNVLDFCPPGISCGCKDQRPFCNCPSYRKGWQNYWYLGPKCDQLWSTLDLIIVIVVPAIALSATTAVAVQWVNYCKNKEGRSAKRRSAPPREHVPQGQPNTAYVPQPVDRHVPQPRGRKDDGVAQNVKFPKLSTQSNAYEQAELPLFGGFSYAPHQPLRRVVQMGNNNRLPGPPPQRGGYVGNYEDYEEENPFTAMAMQPFPTSGSSGFPRADYYEPNHYPNGARNPYSFGRPQVKYT from the exons CCAGTTGTACTCATGTTGCTGACTTTGGTAGCTGTCTAGGAAACAATGTGCTCGACTTCTGCCCCCCTGGAATCAGTTGTGGGTGCAAAGACCAAAGGCCCTTCTGCAA CTGCCCTTCTTACCGAAAAGGTTGGCAAAATTATTGGTACCTCGGTCCCAAATGTGACCAGCTTTGGAGCACTTTGGACCTGATTATTGTCATCGTTGTACCAGCAATAGCCCTGTCTGCGACCACTGCTGTAGCAGTGCAGTGGGTCAACTACTGCAAaaacaaggagggaagaagcGCAAAACGACGCAG TGCTCCTCCGAGAGAACATGTCCCTCAAGGACAACCTAACACAGCATATGTTCCTCAGCCGGTTGATAGACATGTGCCACAACCACGGGGAAGAAAG GATGATGGCGTCGCTCAAAATGTGAAATTCCCCAAACTCTCAACCCAAAGCAATGCTTATGAACAAGCTGAGTTACCTCTCTTTGGAGGGTTCAG CTATGCTCCACATCAGCCGCTGAGAAGAGTTGTTCAAATGGGAAATAATAATCGTTTACCGGGCCCACCTCCTCAACGCGGCGGCTATGTGGGCAACTATGAGGATTATGAGGAAGAAAACCCATTTACAGCTATGGCTATGCAGCCATTTCCG ACATCAGGTTCCTCAGGATTTCCTCGGGCTGACTACTATGAGCCAAACCATTACCCGAACGGGGCAAGAAACCCCTACAGCTTTGGACGCCCTCAGGTTAAATatacctaa